A single genomic interval of Lathyrus oleraceus cultivar Zhongwan6 chromosome 7, CAAS_Psat_ZW6_1.0, whole genome shotgun sequence harbors:
- the LOC127104952 gene encoding uncharacterized protein LOC127104952 produces the protein MDLENCNCLSSRNNCIWSSYERIGNDPIVCVNEFMSKIKIAKLKTLWRKIKRENKKRIFRSSSPVFLYDPSSYLQNFDDGYSNDDDFSSSFSARFATPSSKNFKKNIEMMNDEDIMETNELAT, from the coding sequence ATGGACCTTGAAAACTGCAACTGTCTAAGCTCAAGGAACAACTGCATTTGGTCAAGTTATGAGAGAATTGGCAACGACCCTATTGTATGTGTCAATGAATTTATGAGCAAAATAAAGATAGCAAAGTTGAAAACGCTGTGGAGGAAAATCAAGAGAGAAAACAAGAAGAGAATTTTTAGATCATCTTCACCTGTGTTTCTATATGATCCTAGCTCTTACTTACAAAATTTCGATGATGGTTATTCCAATGATGATGATTTTTCAAGTTCTTTCTCAGCTCGATTTGCAACACCATCCTCCAAGAATTTCAAGAAGAATATTgagatgatgaatgatgaagacATAATGGAGACAAACGAGTTAGCAACATGA